In the Wenzhouxiangella sp. XN24 genome, one interval contains:
- a CDS encoding cyclopropane-fatty-acyl-phospholipid synthase family protein — protein sequence MREDIIPANEAPVVEDTRVRPTRMQRFARSLLLKRMARIEHGVLEIHDGEGSLRFGGEPGPEGLHAHIEVLHPQFWADAAFGGTTSAGEAYIHGLWKCDDLTALVRMMVANRHVLEDVDGSATRLAGLGRRVAHWLNRNSRQGSRRNISAHYDLGNEFFALFLDPTMNYSCGIFESPEATMEEASLAKMDAICRKLELKPGDHLLEIGTGWGGLALHAAGRYGCRVTTTTISRAQHELAAERIRAAGLEERVELLLCDYRDLEGSYDKLVSIEMIEAVGHEYLDTYFRRCSRLLKPDGLMLLQSITIRDELYAQALKSVDFIQRFVFPGGFLPSVAAMSASLARTTDLQMLHLQDIGLHYARTLNRWRERFFENVDAVRSLGYPDSFVRLWEYYLCYCEGAFLERNIGNVQLLLAKPRNRRESLGYA from the coding sequence ATGAGAGAAGACATCATTCCCGCCAATGAAGCACCCGTCGTGGAAGACACGCGCGTCCGTCCGACGCGCATGCAGCGCTTTGCACGCAGCCTGCTGCTGAAGAGGATGGCGCGCATCGAGCATGGCGTGCTCGAGATCCACGACGGGGAAGGCTCGCTGCGATTCGGCGGGGAGCCGGGACCCGAAGGCCTGCATGCACACATCGAGGTGCTGCACCCGCAATTCTGGGCGGACGCAGCATTCGGCGGTACCACCAGCGCCGGAGAGGCCTATATCCACGGCTTGTGGAAATGCGACGACCTGACGGCGCTCGTGCGCATGATGGTCGCCAACCGGCATGTCCTGGAAGACGTCGACGGCAGCGCCACGCGGCTGGCGGGGCTGGGTCGGCGCGTCGCCCACTGGCTGAACCGCAACAGTCGCCAGGGAAGCCGACGCAACATCTCCGCGCACTACGACCTGGGCAACGAATTCTTCGCCCTGTTCCTCGATCCGACCATGAACTATTCCTGCGGCATCTTCGAATCGCCAGAGGCCACGATGGAAGAGGCGTCGCTCGCCAAGATGGACGCGATCTGTCGCAAGCTCGAGCTCAAGCCCGGGGACCACCTGCTGGAAATCGGTACCGGCTGGGGCGGCCTCGCCCTCCACGCCGCGGGGCGCTACGGCTGCCGCGTGACCACGACCACGATCTCACGCGCGCAGCATGAACTGGCGGCCGAACGGATCCGCGCGGCCGGGCTCGAGGAGCGCGTGGAGCTGCTGCTCTGCGACTATCGTGACCTCGAGGGAAGCTACGACAAGCTCGTCTCGATCGAGATGATCGAGGCCGTCGGCCACGAATACCTGGACACCTACTTTCGCCGCTGTTCACGCCTGCTGAAGCCGGATGGCCTGATGCTCCTGCAGTCCATCACGATCCGCGACGAGCTGTACGCGCAGGCGCTGAAATCGGTCGACTTCATCCAGCGCTTCGTCTTTCCGGGCGGCTTCCTGCCTTCGGTGGCGGCGATGAGTGCCAGCCTCGCCCGCACCACCGACCTGCAGATGCTCCACCTGCAGGACATCGGCCTGCATTACGCCCGGACCCTCAACCGCTGGCGCGAGCGTTTCTTCGAAAACGTCGACGCGGTGCGCTCGCTGGGCTATCCGGACAGCTTCGTGCGGCTCTGGGAGTATTACCTCTGTTACTGTGAAGGGGCCTTCCTGGAGCGCAATATCGGCAACGTGCAGCTGCTGCTGGCCAAGCCGCGCAACCGGCGCGAATCGCTCGGGTACGCCTGA
- a CDS encoding PAS domain S-box protein, whose protein sequence is MGFTRNYRHRPSLIGFVLLLLAIMWLVTFGYFNHRRAQATDYLLTQASTSQALAWAAAQSMYRDSVQTYFDEYVLEPTTLDLLRQAQEPALRDSARIQLYRHLYDTYSRLQGRGLRELHFHLPDSRSLLRFHLPDRFDDALDEVRPAVGQANSSLEPVSGFEVGRTATGLRHIFPVVDASGRHLGSVEFGVSFDALRQEMTRLLPERELQMLLRRAVVERAVLDDQLMLYAPWPVSERFVVEDPGRVLPDAGPPLARFADDVIENLARLHEADDFLQRGRAVSHLGTAHFSAVLTPIEDASGREIGQVASYGPEPDLADIEWTFTLNMAMSTLLLLLLAGAGYVVLRENSIKLLERRRLQTINDTMGEGLYVMDAQGHITHANRRAGELLGHGVRGLLGKFAHPLFHRHADGYATPDSECPILMAVKRGEEYQGRELLERADGSRFIAQLTSRPIILDGRFIGSVTSFADISEEMRVREALDASEARYRSVVENARDVIFQAGPDGTLSFLNQAWVRVTGFPVTDCIGAPLSDFVFPADRPRFETTLHDLVAGRSDYGHVELRYRRSSGHVGWMEFRARRVPAPDRVASGISGTLADISERKQAMDALQEARSQLSATLDAIPDTLCVIDLDGYFIDFHASGATSCFPPPEQVIGHSLEDVLPQPAAAESRRAMAEALESGFSGGHRYAIETAAESRYFELSAALKPPANGGKPSFVFVLRDITERMAAQEEKLRSQALMEAAVANSPSGILIADAPDGTIRLANRAAFGLHAGDERQQFLDDAAWKEHMTGYEVLRPDGMRYPGRDMALMRALRTGEQTVGEEIIVRDKTGTERWLSVNAAPIRGPEDEIMAGIVIFHDITRRKRTEQRLELAASVFVHTRDGITITDPDGNIVDVNDAFTRITGYDREEVIGQNPSILSSGRHDAAFYSAMWRSLQDDGYWQGEVSNRRKNGEIYVEMLTITVIWDEDGLPRNYVGLFSDITLQKEDQRKLEHIAHYDALTNLPNRILFSDRLDQAMAQARRHDRKLAVAFVDLDGFKDINDLNGHEVGDGLLTCVAERMQRNLREGDTISRLGGDEFVAVFVDLPDEGVADEMIGRLLTAASQPVFLDNRVLQVSASIGVTFYPQAERVDADQLLRQADQAMYQAKIAGKNRYHVFDIARDRDIRGRHESLDRIQQALERNEFQLHYQPQVDLRTGHLRSVEALIRWFHPERGYIPPVVLFADVHGHDLEIKIGEWVLNEALSQVETWRAVGLDIPVSVNISGLHLQHPEFVSRLQDFLAAHPGVRPGRLELEVLEDSALEDIGRVSEVIDACDQIGVGFALDDFGTGYSSLTFLRRLPARALKIDQSFVRDLLDNPDDLAILDGVLGLAKAFGREVVAEGVETPALGELLIQMGCNVAQGYGIARPMPGKDIPRWLDAWHPPPGWVQARRVRREDVPVIHGISQQRAWIRRIEESLNTGGRFPAEPRADGWKLRRWLDNVDHDRRQRRQADFDSLEANYMQFMLAIQALKDANGQGRLEEARKQLPVLHVAIDRMQEGVAALLQTYPN, encoded by the coding sequence ATGGGTTTTACGCGCAACTACCGCCACCGGCCCTCCCTGATCGGATTCGTCCTGCTGTTACTGGCGATCATGTGGCTGGTGACCTTCGGCTATTTCAATCATCGTCGTGCCCAGGCCACCGACTATCTCCTGACGCAGGCCTCCACCAGCCAGGCGCTGGCATGGGCGGCGGCGCAGTCGATGTACCGCGACAGCGTGCAGACTTATTTCGACGAATACGTGCTCGAGCCGACCACGCTGGACTTGTTGCGCCAGGCGCAGGAACCCGCTCTGCGCGACAGCGCGCGAATCCAGCTTTACCGTCACCTCTACGATACCTACAGTCGCCTGCAGGGACGCGGGCTGCGCGAGTTGCATTTCCATCTTCCCGACAGTCGCAGCTTGTTGCGCTTTCATCTGCCCGACCGCTTCGACGATGCGCTCGACGAAGTCCGGCCCGCGGTCGGGCAGGCCAACAGCTCGCTCGAGCCGGTCAGCGGTTTCGAAGTCGGCCGCACGGCGACCGGCTTGCGCCATATATTCCCGGTCGTCGATGCTTCCGGCCGCCACCTGGGGAGTGTCGAGTTCGGCGTGTCCTTCGATGCCTTGCGACAGGAGATGACGCGCCTGCTGCCAGAGCGCGAACTGCAGATGTTGTTGCGCCGCGCGGTGGTCGAGCGCGCGGTGCTGGACGACCAGCTCATGCTTTACGCCCCGTGGCCGGTCTCGGAACGCTTCGTCGTGGAGGATCCGGGCCGGGTGCTGCCGGACGCAGGGCCACCCCTGGCCCGCTTCGCCGATGACGTGATCGAGAACCTCGCCAGGCTGCACGAGGCCGATGATTTCCTGCAGCGCGGGCGGGCCGTGTCGCACCTCGGCACGGCGCATTTCTCGGCGGTGCTGACCCCGATCGAGGATGCATCCGGCCGCGAGATCGGGCAGGTCGCGTCCTACGGGCCCGAGCCGGATCTCGCCGACATCGAATGGACCTTCACGCTGAACATGGCGATGTCCACGCTGCTGCTGCTGCTGCTGGCCGGCGCGGGCTATGTGGTGTTGCGGGAGAACAGCATCAAGCTGCTCGAGCGGCGTCGCCTGCAGACCATCAACGATACGATGGGCGAGGGTCTCTATGTCATGGATGCCCAGGGTCACATCACGCATGCCAACCGCCGGGCCGGAGAGCTCCTGGGCCATGGCGTGCGCGGATTGCTGGGCAAGTTCGCGCATCCGTTGTTCCACCGTCATGCCGACGGCTACGCCACGCCGGACAGCGAGTGCCCGATCCTCATGGCCGTGAAGCGCGGCGAGGAGTACCAGGGACGCGAGCTGTTAGAAAGGGCGGACGGTTCGCGGTTCATCGCCCAGCTCACCAGCCGTCCCATCATTCTCGATGGGCGCTTTATCGGCTCCGTGACGTCCTTTGCCGATATCAGCGAGGAAATGCGGGTGCGCGAGGCGCTCGACGCCAGCGAGGCGCGCTATCGCTCGGTCGTCGAGAACGCACGCGACGTCATCTTCCAGGCCGGCCCCGACGGGACGCTGAGTTTCCTCAACCAGGCCTGGGTGCGCGTCACCGGTTTCCCCGTCACCGACTGCATCGGCGCCCCGTTGTCGGACTTCGTGTTTCCCGCCGACCGCCCCCGATTCGAGACGACTCTTCATGACCTGGTCGCCGGCCGTTCGGACTACGGCCATGTCGAACTCCGCTACCGTCGTTCCTCCGGGCATGTGGGCTGGATGGAATTCAGGGCACGGCGGGTCCCTGCTCCGGACCGGGTAGCCTCGGGCATCTCCGGCACCCTCGCCGACATCAGCGAGCGGAAGCAGGCCATGGATGCGTTGCAGGAAGCCCGCAGCCAGCTGAGCGCCACCCTGGATGCGATTCCCGATACGCTCTGCGTCATCGACCTCGACGGGTATTTCATCGATTTTCATGCCTCGGGAGCGACCTCCTGCTTTCCGCCGCCGGAACAGGTCATCGGTCACAGTCTCGAGGACGTGTTGCCGCAGCCCGCCGCCGCGGAATCCCGCAGGGCCATGGCCGAGGCGCTGGAATCCGGATTCTCCGGCGGACATCGATACGCCATCGAGACCGCGGCGGAATCGCGCTATTTCGAACTCAGCGCCGCGCTGAAGCCGCCCGCGAACGGCGGGAAACCGAGTTTCGTGTTTGTGCTGCGCGACATCACGGAACGCATGGCGGCCCAGGAGGAGAAGCTCAGGTCACAAGCGCTCATGGAGGCCGCCGTGGCGAATTCGCCCTCCGGGATCCTGATCGCCGATGCCCCTGACGGTACGATCCGGCTCGCGAACCGCGCGGCCTTCGGACTTCATGCCGGCGACGAGCGGCAGCAGTTCCTCGACGATGCGGCCTGGAAGGAGCACATGACCGGTTACGAGGTGCTTCGTCCGGACGGCATGCGTTACCCGGGCAGGGACATGGCCCTGATGCGCGCGCTGCGCACCGGCGAGCAGACGGTCGGCGAGGAAATCATCGTGCGCGACAAGACCGGCACCGAGCGCTGGCTGAGCGTCAACGCGGCGCCGATCCGCGGGCCCGAAGACGAGATCATGGCCGGGATCGTCATCTTCCACGACATCACGCGACGCAAGCGGACCGAGCAGCGCCTGGAGCTCGCCGCCAGCGTCTTCGTGCATACCCGGGACGGCATCACCATCACCGACCCGGACGGCAACATCGTCGATGTCAACGACGCGTTCACGCGCATCACCGGCTACGACCGCGAGGAAGTGATCGGCCAGAACCCCAGCATTCTCAGTTCGGGTCGTCACGATGCGGCTTTCTACAGTGCAATGTGGCGCAGCCTCCAGGACGACGGCTACTGGCAGGGCGAAGTGTCGAATCGGCGCAAGAACGGCGAGATCTACGTCGAGATGCTGACCATCACGGTCATCTGGGACGAAGACGGCTTGCCGCGAAACTATGTCGGACTGTTCTCCGATATCACCCTGCAGAAGGAAGACCAGCGCAAGCTGGAGCACATCGCGCATTACGATGCATTGACCAACCTGCCCAACCGGATCCTGTTTTCCGATCGTCTCGACCAGGCCATGGCCCAGGCCCGACGCCACGATCGCAAACTGGCCGTGGCTTTCGTCGATCTCGACGGTTTCAAGGACATCAACGATCTCAACGGGCACGAGGTCGGTGACGGCCTGTTGACCTGTGTCGCCGAACGCATGCAGCGCAACCTCCGGGAGGGCGACACGATCTCGCGACTCGGGGGCGACGAGTTCGTGGCCGTCTTCGTCGACCTGCCTGACGAAGGCGTGGCGGACGAGATGATCGGCCGCCTGCTGACGGCGGCGAGCCAGCCCGTGTTCCTGGACAACCGGGTGCTCCAGGTGTCGGCCAGCATCGGCGTGACCTTCTATCCGCAGGCGGAGCGCGTGGACGCCGACCAGTTGCTGCGCCAGGCGGACCAGGCGATGTACCAGGCGAAGATCGCGGGCAAGAACCGTTACCACGTCTTCGATATCGCCAGGGATCGCGACATTCGAGGTCGGCACGAGTCGCTCGATCGCATTCAGCAGGCCCTGGAGAGGAACGAGTTCCAATTGCACTACCAGCCGCAGGTCGATCTCAGGACCGGCCACCTGCGCAGTGTCGAGGCGTTGATTCGCTGGTTTCACCCGGAGCGCGGCTACATTCCGCCGGTGGTCCTGTTCGCCGATGTGCATGGCCACGACCTGGAGATCAAGATCGGAGAATGGGTGCTCAACGAGGCGCTCAGCCAGGTCGAGACCTGGCGGGCCGTCGGCCTCGACATCCCCGTCAGCGTCAATATCAGCGGCTTGCATCTGCAGCACCCGGAATTCGTCAGCCGCCTGCAGGACTTTCTCGCCGCCCACCCCGGTGTCCGGCCGGGCCGGCTGGAACTCGAAGTGCTCGAAGACAGCGCACTGGAGGATATCGGCCGCGTCTCCGAGGTGATCGACGCCTGCGACCAGATCGGCGTCGGTTTCGCGCTCGACGACTTCGGCACGGGCTATTCATCGCTGACGTTCCTGCGTCGCCTCCCGGCCCGGGCGCTGAAGATCGACCAGAGTTTCGTCCGCGACCTGCTGGACAACCCGGACGACCTCGCGATTCTCGACGGGGTGCTGGGTCTCGCCAAGGCCTTCGGTCGCGAGGTCGTGGCGGAAGGCGTGGAGACGCCGGCCCTTGGAGAGTTGCTGATCCAGATGGGATGCAACGTCGCCCAGGGCTACGGCATCGCCCGGCCCATGCCGGGCAAGGACATTCCCCGGTGGCTGGACGCATGGCATCCGCCACCGGGCTGGGTCCAGGCGCGGCGCGTCCGGCGCGAAGACGTGCCGGTGATTCACGGCATCAGCCAGCAGCGCGCATGGATTCGCCGCATCGAGGAATCTCTCAACACCGGTGGACGTTTTCCCGCCGAGCCGCGTGCGGACGGCTGGAAACTGCGTCGCTGGCTGGACAACGTGGACCACGATCGCAGGCAGCGCCGGCAGGCCGATTTCGATTCGCTGGAAGCGAATTACATGCAGTTCATGCTCGCCATCCAGGCCCTCAAGGACGCCAACGGCCAGGGCAGGCTGGAGGAGGCGAGGAAACAGTTGCCCGTCCTGCATGTCGCCATCGATCGCATGCAGGAGGGCGTCGCCGCCCTGCTGCAGACCTATCCGAACTGA
- a CDS encoding PhnD/SsuA/transferrin family substrate-binding protein — protein sequence MVGHRFQGWIATLLLCSPAAAMPAESLVFVPLPMENPRNTVAHSKALAAHFQRLHGGPVAVRHLADYDEILRAFVADEIDLLHLGPLPLHELQRMAPHAVAVVALLGSDGEARYTCALASPTDSVPEPGEPGSSEGPRAPARIALTQPISTCGYLASGWLLQQGGADIDEMSADYLGSHEAVALALVGGKYALGGLKRKIADRYSQLGLRVIAETDPLPGFVLVANGRTMTLEQIETLRAGLLATDANILSGLELGRHGFAPVDELSLGTIERMIRETGFRVPAGPGY from the coding sequence ATGGTTGGGCACAGGTTCCAAGGCTGGATCGCGACGCTGCTCTTGTGCTCGCCCGCCGCCGCGATGCCGGCGGAGTCGCTGGTTTTCGTGCCCCTGCCGATGGAAAACCCGCGCAACACGGTGGCGCACAGCAAGGCGCTGGCGGCGCACTTCCAGCGATTGCATGGCGGGCCGGTGGCCGTTCGGCACCTTGCGGATTACGACGAGATCCTGCGCGCCTTCGTGGCGGACGAGATCGATTTGCTGCATCTTGGCCCGCTGCCGTTGCACGAGTTGCAGCGCATGGCACCCCATGCCGTCGCCGTGGTCGCCCTTCTCGGGAGCGACGGGGAGGCACGGTACACCTGCGCGCTCGCCTCACCGACCGACAGCGTGCCCGAGCCGGGTGAGCCGGGGTCGTCCGAAGGGCCCCGGGCGCCCGCGCGGATCGCGCTCACCCAGCCGATATCGACCTGCGGCTACCTGGCCAGCGGCTGGTTGTTGCAACAGGGCGGCGCCGACATCGACGAGATGTCCGCAGACTATCTCGGCAGCCACGAGGCGGTGGCGCTGGCGCTGGTGGGGGGCAAGTACGCCCTGGGCGGCCTCAAGCGGAAGATCGCCGACCGCTACAGCCAACTGGGCCTCCGTGTCATCGCGGAGACGGATCCCCTGCCGGGTTTCGTGCTCGTCGCCAATGGGCGCACCATGACGCTCGAGCAGATCGAGACACTGCGTGCGGGCTTGCTCGCCACCGATGCAAACATACTGTCCGGACTGGAACTCGGTCGCCACGGTTTTGCTCCGGTCGACGAACTATCCCTGGGGACGATCGAGCGCATGATCCGTGAAACCGGATTCCGTGTTCCCGCCGGACCTGGTTACTGA
- a CDS encoding S9 family peptidase, translated as MLNLFRLLALFLGALAVVAPAVAADPQRPITHEDLWLMPRVGAPEVSPDGRWAVVAVTRPAYDSDEQASHLWLVPTDGSESPRQLTFARGGESGTSWSPDSKRIAFTTQREGDEAPQVYVLDLAVGGEARRITSISTGARQPVFSPDGRRIAFVSDVHPDSRSDADSQRISEEEKARKHEVLTYTGFPIRNWDRWRIERQPRLMVQGLDEREARDLLAGSDLVALPGYDGRPTPGGSELDARWTPDGESLVFVASTNRHRAAFAFTHTDLWHVAATGGEPRRLTGGSIDAEGDNWGSPTFSPDGRSLYATRTPRTDRVFNAARLVRLDWPTASVAGEIEMPEKRRVLRFAVAPNSREVFILAENAGHVQLYRAKVRDGRARPAFDMEAGIYSDLSISSRGRRPVLLARFESSVSPGEVVRIDLGHGGHEALTSFTAEHVAPLDLQPPEHFWFDSERGTPIHSLLVRPAGFDPERRYPLLVLIHGGPHGMFRDYFHLRWNYHLLAGSDYVVLATNYTGSTGFGEAFAQAIQGDPLRGPAEEINQAADVAIERFAFIDGERQCAAGASYGGHLANWLQGTTDRYRCLVSHAGLVNLMTQWGTSDAVYHREMNIGGPPWEVPALWEEQNPIRFAAEWSTPVLVTIGQLDYRVPINNVLEYWTALQRQQVESRLLVYPNENHWILNGHNSRHFYGEIATWLQRWLLEGEG; from the coding sequence ATGCTGAATCTGTTTCGCCTGCTTGCCCTGTTCCTCGGCGCTTTGGCCGTCGTCGCGCCGGCTGTCGCCGCCGATCCGCAGCGGCCCATCACGCACGAGGACCTGTGGCTGATGCCGCGGGTCGGCGCCCCCGAGGTCAGTCCCGACGGCCGGTGGGCCGTCGTGGCGGTCACCCGGCCTGCGTACGACAGCGACGAACAGGCGAGCCACCTCTGGCTGGTGCCGACCGACGGCAGCGAGTCGCCCCGGCAACTGACCTTCGCGCGTGGCGGGGAGTCCGGTACCAGCTGGAGTCCCGACAGCAAGCGCATCGCGTTCACCACGCAGCGCGAAGGTGACGAGGCGCCCCAGGTCTACGTGCTCGACCTGGCGGTGGGCGGTGAAGCCCGGAGAATCACTTCGATCAGTACCGGCGCGCGCCAGCCGGTCTTCTCGCCCGATGGCCGGCGCATCGCCTTCGTCAGCGACGTGCACCCCGACAGTCGCAGCGACGCGGACAGCCAGCGCATCAGCGAGGAAGAGAAGGCCCGCAAGCACGAGGTCCTGACCTACACCGGCTTCCCGATCCGCAACTGGGATCGGTGGCGCATCGAGCGCCAGCCACGCCTGATGGTGCAGGGGCTGGATGAGCGCGAGGCGCGGGATCTCCTCGCCGGCAGTGACCTGGTCGCATTACCCGGTTACGACGGCCGGCCGACTCCGGGCGGCAGTGAGCTCGACGCCCGCTGGACGCCCGACGGCGAGTCGCTGGTGTTCGTCGCGAGCACCAATCGCCACCGTGCCGCGTTCGCCTTCACCCACACCGACCTGTGGCACGTCGCTGCAACCGGCGGCGAGCCGCGCCGCCTGACCGGCGGATCGATCGACGCAGAAGGCGACAACTGGGGTTCCCCGACTTTCAGTCCCGACGGCCGCAGCCTTTACGCCACCCGCACGCCGCGCACCGATCGCGTGTTCAACGCCGCGCGGCTGGTGCGGCTCGACTGGCCGACCGCGTCCGTCGCCGGCGAGATCGAGATGCCGGAGAAGCGCCGGGTGCTCCGTTTCGCTGTCGCGCCCAACAGCCGGGAAGTGTTCATCCTTGCGGAAAACGCCGGCCATGTGCAGCTTTACCGCGCGAAAGTCCGGGACGGGCGCGCGCGGCCGGCATTCGACATGGAGGCGGGGATCTACAGCGACCTGTCCATTTCCAGCCGCGGACGACGCCCGGTGCTCCTGGCGCGCTTCGAAAGCTCGGTGAGCCCGGGGGAAGTCGTCCGGATCGATTTGGGCCACGGCGGGCACGAGGCACTGACGTCATTCACCGCCGAGCATGTGGCGCCGCTGGACCTGCAGCCGCCGGAGCATTTCTGGTTCGACAGCGAGCGCGGCACTCCCATCCACAGCCTCCTGGTGCGCCCGGCCGGCTTCGACCCCGAGCGGCGTTACCCCCTGCTGGTGCTTATCCACGGGGGGCCGCACGGGATGTTCAGGGACTATTTCCACCTGCGCTGGAACTACCACCTGCTGGCCGGCTCGGATTACGTGGTGCTCGCGACCAACTACACGGGTTCGACGGGCTTCGGCGAGGCCTTCGCCCAGGCCATCCAGGGCGATCCGTTGCGGGGACCCGCCGAGGAGATCAACCAGGCCGCGGACGTGGCTATCGAGCGCTTCGCTTTCATCGATGGCGAGCGGCAGTGTGCCGCCGGGGCCAGTTACGGAGGGCATCTTGCCAACTGGCTGCAGGGCACGACCGACCGGTATCGCTGCCTGGTCAGTCATGCGGGCCTGGTCAACCTGATGACCCAGTGGGGCACCAGCGACGCGGTCTACCATCGCGAGATGAATATCGGTGGGCCGCCATGGGAAGTGCCTGCCCTGTGGGAGGAGCAGAATCCGATCCGCTTCGCCGCCGAATGGTCAACGCCGGTGCTGGTGACCATCGGGCAGCTCGACTACCGGGTGCCGATCAATAACGTGCTCGAATACTGGACCGCGTTGCAGCGCCAACAGGTGGAAAGCCGCCTGCTGGTCTATCCGAACGAGAACCACTGGATCCTGAACGGCCACAACAGCCGGCACTTCTACGGGGAGATCGCCACCTGGCTGCAGCGGTGGCTGCTCGAGGGAGAAGGCTAG
- a CDS encoding universal stress protein, which translates to MNRDSAAPVLAAVDPGDDGAVALERAATLAAALHAPLELFACEFDQAMEGSHFRVTERVEAARAARVAARRAWLETCAAPWRDKGLEVRTTAIYANPRDEAIARHALATEARLVVMRTHHHEWLKRATLSAADWQLIRTCPAPLLLVKGRRWAARPTLLAAVDPSHRDDQHAELDQAILELSDRLGAAMGAETWVAHCVLSMAALESTAALALMPEALGTPPEEYFGNLVQQLRGAILRLVEGRGIPAAHVRIVEGRPEKELPRLVDELGVDVLVTGGVSRSRLEQVFIGGTAERLLDHVACDLLVVKPPGFRCPIE; encoded by the coding sequence ATGAACCGAGACTCCGCCGCACCCGTGCTCGCTGCCGTCGATCCCGGTGATGATGGGGCCGTCGCGCTCGAACGGGCCGCTACGCTGGCGGCGGCACTGCACGCCCCGCTCGAGCTGTTCGCCTGCGAGTTCGACCAGGCCATGGAGGGCAGCCATTTCCGGGTCACCGAGCGCGTCGAGGCGGCGCGGGCGGCCCGGGTTGCGGCGCGGCGGGCATGGCTGGAGACCTGTGCGGCACCCTGGCGGGACAAGGGCCTGGAGGTGCGCACCACGGCGATCTACGCGAATCCGCGCGACGAAGCCATCGCCCGCCATGCCCTGGCGACCGAGGCGCGCCTTGTCGTGATGCGCACGCACCACCACGAGTGGCTGAAGCGCGCCACGCTGAGCGCCGCTGACTGGCAACTGATCCGCACCTGTCCGGCGCCGTTGCTGCTCGTCAAGGGGCGGCGATGGGCGGCTCGCCCGACGCTGCTGGCCGCGGTCGATCCGAGTCATCGCGACGACCAGCATGCCGAGCTGGACCAGGCCATTCTTGAACTGAGCGACCGACTCGGTGCGGCGATGGGTGCAGAGACCTGGGTGGCGCATTGCGTGTTGTCTATGGCCGCGCTCGAGTCCACGGCTGCCCTGGCACTGATGCCCGAGGCGCTCGGCACGCCACCGGAAGAGTACTTCGGCAACCTGGTCCAGCAGCTCAGGGGCGCGATCCTGAGACTCGTGGAAGGACGGGGCATCCCCGCGGCGCACGTGCGGATCGTCGAGGGTCGGCCGGAGAAGGAACTGCCCCGCCTGGTCGATGAGCTCGGCGTCGATGTCCTCGTGACGGGCGGGGTTTCCCGCAGCCGTCTCGAGCAGGTCTTCATCGGCGGCACGGCGGAGCGACTGCTCGATCACGTCGCCTGCGATCTCCTGGTCGTCAAGCCCCCCGGCTTCCGCTGCCCCATCGAATAG
- a CDS encoding helix-turn-helix domain-containing protein has product MAADGNSNIISIAHLRQSCRSCTLRDLCLPLGLDNEDMQRLESIVHTRGPIRPGDHLFREGDDFHALYAVKKGALKTYTIDSQGREHVLGFHLAGELAGLDGIHSGRNRCNAVALQTASVCALPFARLEQLIHDVPGLQAQVLRIMSRELAASAKLATDHSAEERLAGFLLGLSRRYHRRGLSAAVLSLPMPRRDIASHLRLATETVSRLFARFQDDGIVAVRRREVTILDMAALQALGASFDLEDGDDKQRSPRLR; this is encoded by the coding sequence GTGGCAGCGGACGGGAACTCGAACATCATCAGCATCGCGCATCTCCGCCAGAGTTGCCGCAGCTGCACGCTTCGCGACTTATGCCTGCCCCTGGGGCTGGACAACGAAGACATGCAGCGTCTCGAATCCATCGTCCATACCCGCGGGCCGATCCGCCCCGGTGATCACCTGTTCCGCGAAGGCGACGATTTCCATGCGCTGTATGCCGTCAAGAAAGGTGCGCTCAAGACCTACACGATCGACAGCCAGGGCCGCGAGCATGTGCTCGGATTCCACCTCGCGGGCGAACTGGCCGGCCTCGACGGCATCCATTCAGGCCGCAACCGCTGCAATGCAGTGGCCCTGCAGACGGCCTCGGTCTGCGCTTTGCCTTTCGCGCGCCTCGAGCAGCTGATCCACGACGTCCCGGGTCTGCAGGCCCAGGTGCTCCGCATCATGAGCCGCGAGCTCGCGGCCAGCGCGAAACTGGCGACCGACCACAGCGCGGAGGAGCGCCTGGCCGGATTCCTGCTGGGCCTGTCGAGGCGATATCACCGTCGTGGGCTGTCGGCCGCCGTCCTGAGCCTGCCGATGCCGCGGCGAGATATCGCGAGCCACCTGCGCCTGGCGACCGAGACGGTCAGCCGGCTGTTTGCCCGTTTCCAGGACGATGGCATCGTGGCCGTGAGACGTCGGGAGGTGACGATCCTCGATATGGCGGCCTTGCAGGCGCTTGGGGCGTCCTTCGATCTCGAGGATGGCGATGACAAGCAACGGAGCCCGCGCCTGAGGTAA